A DNA window from Arachis hypogaea cultivar Tifrunner chromosome 18, arahy.Tifrunner.gnm2.J5K5, whole genome shotgun sequence contains the following coding sequences:
- the LOC112771758 gene encoding putative esterase C31F10.02: MELECVKKMLEKGMERASVVDGLPWKFIEHLCMNGLQIHLMEPAHVLCSMNITPRLLNSNNSFHGGAAALLVDVVGAAVIPSPMTSGVSVEINVSYFDAAYLHEEIEIDARLLRFGKAVAVVSVEFRKKKSGKIFAQGRHTKYLALARSFYSTDASWYRYTDILFGSLLDRQIEIGVRACLGDGGCGLSQAYPLLVLVGGFLDWVVAALDWMF; the protein is encoded by the exons atggagTTAGAATGTGTGAAGAAGATGTTAGAGAAAGGAATGGAAAGAGCATCAGTTGTAGATGGATTGCCATGGAAGTTCATAGAACATTTGTGTATGAATGGCCTCCAAATTCATCTCATGGAGCCTGCCCATGTGCTTTGCTCCATGAACATAACGCCACGTTTACTC AATTCTAACAACTCTTTTCACGGTGGCGCCGCCGCTTTGCTGGTGGATGTGGTGGGCGCAGCAGTAATTCCATCCCCCATGACTTCCGGAGTTTCTGTTGAGATCAATGTTTCATACTTTGATGCTGCCTATCTCCAT GAGGAGATTGAAATCGATGCAAGGCTTCTACGTTTCGGAAAGGCTGTAGCTGTTGTTAGTGTGgagtttagaaagaaaaagagtgGCAAAATTTTTGCTCAAGGTCGACACACCAAATATCTTGCCCTTGCCA GGTCGTTCTACAGTACAGATGCAAGTTGGTACAGATATACAGATATTCTTTTTGGTTCACTATTAGATCGACAGATAGAAATTGGTGTCAGGGCTTGTCTGGGTGATGGTGGCTGTGGCTTGAGTCAAGCCTATCCATTGCTAGTGTTAGTTGGTGGATTTCTGGATTGGGTTGTGGCAGCATTGGATTGGATGTTCTAA
- the LOC112771947 gene encoding mitochondrial import inner membrane translocase subunit TIM17-2, protein MGTPETTREPCPDRILDDIGGAFGMGAVGGSGFHFIKGFFNSPKGSRLVGASQAVRLNAPRLGGSFAVWGGLFSTFDCTMVYVRQKEDPWNSVISGFATGGFLSMRQGPTVATRSAVFGGVLLALIEGAGIMLNKVFYAPQMPPLTEEPMLTGYPSGVGFPGQHGPQPSPPTASESEAKTSWFGGLFAGGKKEEPASVGGESETKILESFDAPPVPNFEYK, encoded by the coding sequence ATGGGAACCCCGGAGACAACACGCGAGCCCTGTCCTGATCGCATCCTCGACGACATAGGCGGCGCTTTCGGCATGGGAGCCGTCGGAGGTTCCGGCTTTCACTTCATCAAGGGCTTCTTCAACTCTCCCAAGGGTTCACGCCTCGTCGGCGCGTCACAGGCAGTGCGTCTCAACGCGCCGAGACTGGGTGGAAGCTTTGCGGTTTGGGGTGGACTCTTCTCCACCTTCGACTGCACCATGGTCTATGTTCGTCAGAAGGAGGATCCATGGAACTCAGTCATATCTGGATTTGCTACCGGAGGATTTCTCTCCATGCGTCAGGGACCCACCGTCGCCACGCGCTCTGCCGTGTTCGGTGGTGTCTTGCTGGCGCTTATTGAAGGAGCTGGGATCATGCTCAACAAGGTCTTCTATGCACCGCAGATGCCGCCTCTCACGGAGGAGCCTATGCTGACCGGTTACCCTTCAGGCGTCGGATTTCCGGGTCAGCACGGTCCTCAGCCTTCTCCGCCGACGGCCTCAGAATCGGAGGCTAAAACTTCTTGGTTTGGTGGACTCTTCGCTGGAGGGAAGAAGGAGGAGCCCGCGTCTGTTGGCGGCGAAAGCGAAACGAAGATTCTGGAGAGTTTTGATGCCCCACCGGTGCCGAATTTCGAGTAcaagtga